The genome window GAACATGCTGTTTTAGCAGTAGGATTCTTTTATAGTTTGTTAAAAAAAGATTTTAAATATCTTGAATTAGCAATAGGGACAAGAGATAAAAGAGCAATGAAAGAACATTTTAAAAATGCAAATTTAGATTTTGCAAAATTTAAATCAAGTTATTCTTTAGAAGAATTAAAAGCAGGAATAGGACATGGTTTAACTTATCCCATAGTAGCAAAACCAGCTTGTGGAATGGGAAGTTATAATACAGAAGTATTATACAATTCTAAACAGTTAGAAAAGTATTTTTTAAATTTAAATTTAAATCAAGTATTACATTCTGACCAAATAGTTTTAGAAGAATATATAGATGGAAAAGAGTACCATGCTGATATGTTATGGAAGAATGGAGAATGTATATTTTTGAGTATATTTCAAGATTTAGTTCCAAGAATTGAAGTTATGAAAAAAGTAAATAGAAATGGGTCTTTTTTAGTAAGAAAAGAATTAAATCCTATACTATATCAAGAAATTGAAAAAAAACATATTTCTTTAATTAATGAGTTAAAATATTTTGATGGAATTATGCACACAGAATTTTTTGTAAAAGATGGTAAAATTTATTTTTCCGAAATTGCTAAAAGAAATGGAGGAGGAGCAATTGTTCAAGCAATAAATGTAGCATTTGGAATTGATTTAATAGAAGAATGGTTAAATATTGAGTTAGGGAAAAAGCTTAATTTAAATATTAAACACCCCTCAAAAATATATTGTAGATTAAATTTTTCTCCTTTAAAAGCAGAAGGAATTATAAAATATGTTCCAACAAAAGAAGACTATTTATCTTTTCCATGGATAAAACATGTAGAAATTTTTATAAAAGAGGGACAAAAGTACTCACATTCAACTGCTTATATAAAAAGTATTTATTTAGTTATTGAAGCTGAAGATGAAGAAGATTTAATAAAAAAAATTGACGAAGTTTATGAAAAATATCCAATAGTAATATAAAATTAATTAATAATGAAAGGAGAAATATGAAAAAAATAGTAAAATTAGCAGGAATTGATTTATCTAAAGAAGAAATGTATTCTAAAAAATTATTAAGAGCAGGAATAAAGCTAAATACTCCTCCTGTTTGTAATTGGGCATGTCCATATTGTTATGCAAGTAGTCCAGAATTACAAAAAAATTTAAAAGAAGAAGATTACATAAGGTACAAAGATGCAAATTGGCACTTAAAAATGTTTAAATGGGTCAAAGAATTAAAAAAAGTTGGATTAAAAGCAATAACTATTAATGGAATGTTTGAACCATTAACTTCTCCTAAATTAAAAGAAGTTATAAACTTCGTATATGAAGAAAATTTAGCAATAACACTAGTAACTAATGGTGTTTTATTAACTGATGAATTAATTGAGTTTTTAAAAAGTAAGAAAGTGTCTATATTAACTAAATTAAATGTTCCAATAGTAGAAAAAGATTCTCCACTTTATAATGATGTAATTGAAATTCAAAAACAAATGACAGGTCTAAAGGGAAATGCTGAAAAGATATATGAGGACCAAAAAAATATGATAAAAAAATTAATAGCTTATGGATTTAATAAATGTGAAAATCCTGATACAAGTTATTTAGGAATAGAAACAGTTATTTGTAAGCTAAATATAAATTATATTCCAGAATTAATAAGACAATGCCGTGAATTAAATATTTATTCTCATGCAGAGGTAATAAAATTACAAGGATATGCTAAAAATTTTGAAGAATATCAATTAACAGATTTAGAGTTAAAGAAGTTATTTGAAGAGGTTCAAGAAAGAGATATAAAGGAAGGATATGAATTTTGGGAAGCAAAACCACCATATATAGGAGGAACATGTTACCAAAATCTTATGAGAATAGACCTTCATGATAATGGAGATATTTATCCATGTCCAGGAATTGATTTAAAACTTGGAAATTTAGAAGAAGAGTCCATTTTATCTATTCTAAATAATAAAAATTTGCAAGTAATTAGACAATTAGAAGATTTAATAGAAGGAGATTGTAAAACTTGTGAACAGTTCAAAAATAGAAGTTGCTATGGCGGATGTAGAGGAACTGTGTTTCAAACTTTAAAAAATAAAGGATATGGGACATATGAAGCATTAGTAGGTTCAGACCCTTCATGTTGGAGAGTAAAAAAAATATTAGACAAATAATAGAAATATATTGAGGTATGAATATGAATAATTCAAAACTTAAAATTGAAATATCAAAAACAGCTAAAATTTTTGAACAAGTTTTAGAAATTAAAAAAAAAAAAATATTATAGATATGTCAATAGGAGATATTTTATTTAATGATTATAACTTATTAG of Candidatus Fusobacterium pullicola contains these proteins:
- a CDS encoding ATP-grasp domain-containing protein, whose translation is MKIICFKCKEKMLKKILSESEKVILILESIDETVPYSNETLEKLYKIYRINSIDSIEELVAVYQDILNEKDNYDKVFAGEEHAVLAVGFFYSLLKKDFKYLELAIGTRDKRAMKEHFKNANLDFAKFKSSYSLEELKAGIGHGLTYPIVAKPACGMGSYNTEVLYNSKQLEKYFLNLNLNQVLHSDQIVLEEYIDGKEYHADMLWKNGECIFLSIFQDLVPRIEVMKKVNRNGSFLVRKELNPILYQEIEKKHISLINELKYFDGIMHTEFFVKDGKIYFSEIAKRNGGGAIVQAINVAFGIDLIEEWLNIELGKKLNLNIKHPSKIYCRLNFSPLKAEGIIKYVPTKEDYLSFPWIKHVEIFIKEGQKYSHSTAYIKSIYLVIEAEDEEDLIKKIDEVYEKYPIVI
- a CDS encoding radical SAM protein — protein: MKKIVKLAGIDLSKEEMYSKKLLRAGIKLNTPPVCNWACPYCYASSPELQKNLKEEDYIRYKDANWHLKMFKWVKELKKVGLKAITINGMFEPLTSPKLKEVINFVYEENLAITLVTNGVLLTDELIEFLKSKKVSILTKLNVPIVEKDSPLYNDVIEIQKQMTGLKGNAEKIYEDQKNMIKKLIAYGFNKCENPDTSYLGIETVICKLNINYIPELIRQCRELNIYSHAEVIKLQGYAKNFEEYQLTDLELKKLFEEVQERDIKEGYEFWEAKPPYIGGTCYQNLMRIDLHDNGDIYPCPGIDLKLGNLEEESILSILNNKNLQVIRQLEDLIEGDCKTCEQFKNRSCYGGCRGTVFQTLKNKGYGTYEALVGSDPSCWRVKKILDK